From a single Marinobacter sp. THAF197a genomic region:
- the sbcB gene encoding exodeoxyribonuclease I, with amino-acid sequence MIRSFYWHDYETFGVDPVHDRPSQFAGVRTDADLNVIEDPLVIFCKPTDDYLPSPEACLITGITPQKALEDGFPEAEFIAQINEAFSQPGTCAVGYNSLRFDDEVTRHTLYRNLRDPYAREWQNGNSRWDIIDMVRLTYALRPEGINWPKKENGSPSFKLEELTVANGIAHEAAHDAMSDVLATIAVAKLIKEKQPKLFDFVLSNKDKHSARQMLDTAAMKPVFHISAKYPATRGCCALVAPVAESLSNKNQVIVYDLREDPTELINATVEQIRERVFTSQAELGEGVSRFPLKGVQLNKCPVLAPANMLSTLSPERLAELELDGDVLRANLAKLRQAPDLPGRIAQAFEQDFAGSDLTDPDEQLYAGGFISKTDREKLNWLLTQPADTLGEQDVNFEDARLPDMLFRYRARNYPGTLSGEEMERWEEFRSQRLMHPKKGWRSLEEYGRILQKLAADPELTPRNQQILEDLHLYGESLIPYM; translated from the coding sequence TTGATCAGATCTTTCTACTGGCACGATTACGAAACCTTCGGTGTGGACCCGGTTCATGACCGCCCCTCCCAGTTTGCCGGCGTACGCACCGATGCCGATCTGAACGTGATCGAAGATCCTCTGGTGATCTTCTGCAAACCGACAGACGATTACCTGCCTTCCCCGGAAGCCTGTTTGATTACCGGCATTACCCCGCAGAAAGCACTGGAAGACGGCTTTCCGGAGGCGGAATTCATCGCCCAGATCAACGAAGCCTTCAGCCAGCCCGGCACCTGCGCCGTGGGCTACAACAGCCTGCGCTTTGATGATGAAGTTACCCGCCACACCCTGTACCGAAACCTGCGTGATCCTTACGCCCGGGAATGGCAGAACGGCAACTCCCGCTGGGACATCATCGACATGGTGCGCCTGACCTACGCCCTGCGCCCGGAAGGCATCAACTGGCCGAAAAAAGAAAATGGCAGCCCCAGTTTCAAGCTGGAGGAACTGACGGTGGCTAACGGTATTGCCCACGAGGCTGCCCACGATGCGATGTCTGATGTGTTGGCAACCATCGCCGTGGCCAAGCTGATCAAAGAGAAGCAGCCCAAGCTGTTTGATTTCGTTCTGAGCAACAAAGACAAGCACTCCGCCCGGCAAATGCTGGACACCGCTGCCATGAAACCGGTGTTCCATATTTCCGCCAAGTACCCGGCCACCCGCGGATGCTGTGCCCTGGTGGCGCCGGTGGCGGAAAGTCTGAGCAACAAGAACCAGGTGATTGTGTACGACCTGCGGGAAGACCCCACTGAACTGATCAACGCCACCGTGGAGCAGATTCGTGAGCGGGTATTTACGTCACAGGCGGAGCTGGGTGAGGGCGTTAGCCGTTTCCCTTTGAAAGGTGTGCAATTGAACAAGTGCCCGGTGCTGGCCCCGGCCAACATGCTGTCAACCCTGTCGCCGGAACGGCTGGCGGAACTGGAGCTGGACGGCGACGTGCTGCGCGCCAACCTGGCCAAACTGCGGCAAGCGCCAGACCTGCCAGGCCGCATCGCTCAAGCCTTCGAGCAGGATTTCGCCGGCAGCGACCTGACCGACCCGGACGAACAACTCTACGCCGGTGGCTTCATCAGCAAAACCGACCGGGAGAAACTGAACTGGCTGCTGACCCAGCCGGCAGATACCCTGGGTGAGCAGGATGTGAATTTTGAAGACGCACGCCTGCCAGACATGCTGTTTCGTTACCGCGCCCGAAATTACCCGGGCACTCTGAGCGGCGAAGAAATGGAACGCTGGGAAGAATTTCGCAGCCAACGCCTTATGCACCCCAAGAAAGGCTGGCGCTCACTGGAAGAGTACGGCCGCATCCTGCAAAAACTCGCCGCCGACCCGGAGCTCACGCCCAGGAACCAGCAAATCCTCGAAGACCTCCATCTCTACGGCGAATCCCTCATCCCCTACATGTAA
- a CDS encoding GGDEF domain-containing protein, with amino-acid sequence MAFQNPEAGAFHWLVDMLESVEVGLVVLDLDFRVQAWNGFMEHHSGITGSQIQNKVLFDVFPDIPQAWLTRKVDAVAMLNTRAFTSWEQRPYLFKFRNTRPITGTEEYMFQNLTISPLTGTNGEVDKICLLIYDVTEFASSKRALERANEQLAKLSMTDRLTGLLNRGTWENLVDAEYERYRRYGQATSLVMFDIDHFKPVNDTYGHLAGDEVIRHTAQITRSSIRQSDSAGRYGGEEFGIILPETDAENARLLCERIREGIEKSTVETSAGNITYTISMGIAQLTDEPENYMQWMQKADEALYAAKESGRNKVVVGE; translated from the coding sequence ATGGCCTTTCAGAACCCCGAAGCAGGCGCCTTTCACTGGCTGGTAGACATGCTCGAATCGGTCGAGGTTGGCCTCGTGGTGCTGGACCTCGATTTCCGCGTGCAGGCCTGGAATGGCTTTATGGAGCATCACAGCGGCATTACCGGCAGCCAGATCCAGAACAAAGTCCTGTTCGACGTGTTTCCGGACATCCCGCAAGCATGGCTTACCCGCAAAGTCGATGCCGTCGCCATGCTCAACACCCGGGCGTTCACCTCCTGGGAGCAGCGCCCCTACCTGTTCAAATTCCGGAACACCCGGCCCATCACCGGCACCGAAGAGTACATGTTCCAGAACCTCACCATCAGCCCGCTAACCGGCACCAACGGTGAGGTCGACAAGATCTGCCTGCTGATTTACGACGTGACCGAATTCGCCAGTAGCAAGCGGGCCCTGGAGCGGGCCAACGAACAGCTTGCCAAACTGAGCATGACAGACCGCCTGACCGGCTTGCTCAACCGTGGCACCTGGGAGAACCTGGTAGATGCGGAATACGAACGCTACCGGCGCTACGGCCAGGCCACCAGCCTGGTGATGTTCGACATCGACCACTTCAAGCCAGTCAACGATACCTACGGCCACCTGGCCGGCGATGAAGTCATCCGCCACACCGCCCAGATTACCCGCAGCAGCATCCGCCAATCCGACAGCGCCGGGCGCTACGGTGGTGAAGAATTCGGCATCATCCTCCCGGAAACCGATGCCGAAAACGCCCGCCTCCTCTGCGAGCGCATTCGTGAAGGCATCGAAAAAAGCACCGTGGAAACCAGCGCCGGCAACATCACCTACACCATCAGCATGGGCATCGCCCAACTCACCGACGAGCCGGAGAACTATATGCAGTGGATGCAGAAGGCGGATGAGGCGCTGTATGCGGCCAAGGAGAGTGGGCGGAATAAGGTTGTTGTTGGGGAGTGA
- a CDS encoding DUF2281 domain-containing protein gives MQLEELISMVSRLPPARQQEVIDFAAFLEQRYAAKNNQQQTDWSEEDFKAMSAEQAMRGIEDEPELYSDEDIQEHWQ, from the coding sequence ATGCAACTTGAAGAGCTAATCAGCATGGTCAGCCGTTTGCCGCCGGCGAGACAACAGGAAGTCATCGATTTTGCGGCCTTTCTCGAACAGCGATACGCTGCCAAGAACAATCAGCAACAAACCGACTGGTCTGAGGAAGACTTCAAGGCCATGAGTGCTGAGCAAGCCATGCGAGGCATCGAGGATGAGCCAGAACTCTATTCAGATGAAGATATTCAGGAGCATTGGCAGTGA
- a CDS encoding DUF6160 family protein has protein sequence MKTQAYGYAALATFCLGISPVAQADLKPISDDAMGEVTGQAFMQIENIAGENHDFTRMTLGMDVETRVNVDDIQVGQIDGGTDFSASHLALGHIARADGEVFNGRTYNEGEVIPFEAQRPYIELAEDAQGLAGFRLGFQQARGSVSSHTTSFSGAMPGLKVREDESGTIYDTALFAGEGETATNYRASHIGIVPNGDEPLSCVSGVNCAPLTNLRSIIVGDEGAAEGEVAFTDGFFIGFQRDENVDWQSLDGANTISVGKGVFINLPTNMTVDLSQLTGEGVDRLRTHQVDMGTKLF, from the coding sequence ATGAAGACGCAAGCGTATGGATACGCTGCCCTTGCCACGTTCTGCCTGGGTATTTCGCCCGTTGCCCAGGCCGATCTTAAGCCCATTTCAGATGATGCAATGGGCGAGGTGACCGGGCAGGCCTTTATGCAGATAGAAAACATTGCCGGCGAAAACCATGACTTCACCCGGATGACTCTGGGTATGGACGTGGAAACGCGAGTCAATGTGGATGATATTCAGGTGGGCCAGATTGATGGCGGCACCGATTTTTCAGCAAGCCACCTGGCGCTGGGGCATATCGCCCGTGCCGACGGCGAAGTATTCAATGGCCGAACCTATAATGAAGGTGAGGTTATTCCCTTTGAGGCCCAGCGGCCTTATATCGAACTGGCTGAAGATGCTCAGGGCCTGGCGGGCTTCCGTTTGGGATTCCAGCAGGCGCGGGGTTCGGTGTCTTCTCATACCACCAGCTTCAGTGGAGCCATGCCCGGCCTGAAGGTGCGGGAAGACGAGTCTGGCACCATTTACGATACTGCATTGTTTGCCGGTGAGGGTGAAACAGCCACGAATTACCGCGCATCCCACATTGGTATTGTGCCCAATGGCGATGAGCCCTTGTCTTGTGTTTCTGGCGTGAACTGCGCGCCGCTCACCAACCTGCGTTCCATCATCGTGGGTGACGAAGGTGCGGCAGAGGGCGAGGTAGCCTTCACCGATGGCTTTTTCATCGGGTTCCAGCGTGATGAGAATGTTGACTGGCAAAGCCTGGATGGCGCCAACACCATCAGCGTGGGTAAGGGGGTGTTCATTAACCTGCCTACGAATATGACAGTGGACTTGAGCCAGTTAACGGGTGAGGGCGTGGACCGGTTGCGGACTCATCAGGTGGATATGGGGACGAAGTTGTTTTGA
- a CDS encoding IS256 family transposase, which yields MDQEKLKAMAAELAKDIKSERDLGALTQQLVKLTVETALNAELDAHLGYEKHAPEGRGTGNSRNGYSAKRLKGQHGEVPIEAPRDRDGSFEPQFVRKGQSRLTQMDDQILALYAKGLSTRDIVDAFKEMYDADISATLVSKVTERVIEQVQEWQNRPLDPIYPIVYLDCIVLKIRDNKRVINKSLYLALGINMDGQKELLGLWLAETEGAKFWLSVLTELKNRGLEDILIACVDGLKGFPDAIAAEYPQTKVQLCIVHMVRNSLRYVSWKDYKAVTADLKQIYQSATEHEARQALEAFGERWDGQYPQISRSWHSHWDNLITIFEYPPAIRKVIYTTNAVESLNSVIRKATKRRKLFPSDDSALKVAFLAIQQASKKWTMPIRDWKPALNRFIIEFGDRLDGHL from the coding sequence GTGGATCAAGAAAAACTCAAAGCCATGGCCGCCGAGCTGGCCAAGGACATCAAGTCCGAAAGAGATCTCGGAGCCCTCACTCAACAGCTGGTCAAGCTTACGGTCGAGACCGCCCTCAACGCCGAACTGGACGCACATCTCGGATACGAGAAGCACGCGCCCGAAGGCCGTGGCACCGGCAACAGCCGTAATGGCTATTCTGCCAAACGCCTGAAGGGCCAGCACGGCGAAGTACCGATAGAGGCCCCTCGTGACCGGGACGGTTCCTTCGAGCCTCAGTTCGTCCGCAAAGGCCAGTCCCGCCTGACCCAGATGGATGACCAGATCCTGGCGCTTTACGCCAAGGGCCTGAGCACCCGGGATATCGTGGATGCCTTCAAGGAAATGTACGACGCGGACATCTCGGCCACTCTGGTATCCAAAGTGACGGAGCGGGTGATCGAGCAGGTTCAGGAGTGGCAGAATCGTCCGCTGGATCCGATCTATCCCATCGTCTATCTGGACTGCATCGTGCTGAAGATCCGCGACAACAAGCGGGTCATCAACAAGTCCCTATACCTGGCCCTGGGCATCAACATGGACGGCCAGAAGGAGCTGCTAGGCCTCTGGCTGGCCGAGACCGAAGGCGCGAAGTTCTGGCTATCAGTACTGACAGAACTGAAGAACCGTGGTCTGGAGGACATCCTGATCGCCTGCGTGGACGGCCTCAAGGGCTTCCCGGATGCTATTGCTGCTGAGTACCCTCAGACCAAGGTGCAGCTGTGCATCGTGCACATGGTTCGCAACTCGCTGCGCTACGTGTCCTGGAAGGACTACAAAGCCGTGACGGCCGACTTGAAGCAGATCTACCAGTCTGCCACAGAACATGAAGCCCGGCAGGCGCTGGAGGCCTTTGGCGAACGCTGGGACGGCCAATACCCACAGATCTCTCGCTCCTGGCACAGCCACTGGGACAATCTGATTACCATCTTCGAGTACCCGCCGGCGATCCGGAAGGTGATCTATACCACCAATGCCGTTGAGTCACTGAACAGCGTGATCCGCAAAGCGACCAAGCGCCGGAAGCTGTTCCCAAGTGATGACTCGGCGCTGAAAGTGGCCTTTCTGGCTATCCAGCAGGCCTCGAAGAAATGGACCATGCCGATCCGTGATTGGAAGCCGGCCTTGAATCGCTTTATTATCGAATTCGGTGACCGCCTGGACGGCCACCTGTAA
- a CDS encoding tetratricopeptide repeat protein, which yields MHVQHHNAHLPRSVQAQAARLVLQANLAYGESNSNGLSYVQRLKARFECREYLDQALALEPENAAALGLLGRVEMDDGQLEKAHALFNASLNSQPGQAQQYCNLGYWALKSERPALAEEYFLRALECDRQSAAAFCGVAHAKRLQGQFDVAYLHYRKLLQTGSRWDSVYSGMLTCAQHLQIHKADTDLAQDAIALLRKDGLPHQEIGRFVGAIIQQQYDLDNPNAEVFLDAAAEDELLILALQKTLMPNASVEELVVMLRRAIMAEVAQTASLRDELQPLCLAIAEYADRTGYALAAEDDEERLAATINDSIVAQFAVREPQEALIGSLMISAMYGALFHQSFAMQLGQWNLVDWPLAMQPMIAASYYSRAEEEAIKQNFDEKAEELCLAKTDVPQAWPAWSQLAYRTETSLKAVMAQELGLNTDNLPATLRILVCGAQSGQRAMELAQYLDDVEVIAVDESLANIAKATRMAQTLNMDNIVFWPWSIAQRFVADGHQVHWVEVGRLPSPAMTELSLAALINSASIAGAVVHMHTSMAEQTAGDKQIRRLIAEHQLQPTRTSLRQLRRMVLANKQDAVWANLLKDDDFYSLGGCRDRWFRPQDAAQLKELLALVSNEVEWKLVKARDEDGHSLATAPVQRQIQAEALGSEVQSLMGQNLSVYFQRRR from the coding sequence ATGCACGTACAACATCACAATGCTCATCTTCCCCGCTCGGTTCAGGCGCAGGCGGCGCGGTTGGTTTTGCAGGCGAATCTGGCGTATGGGGAGTCCAACAGTAACGGGCTTTCCTATGTGCAGCGGCTGAAGGCGCGGTTTGAATGCCGGGAGTACCTGGACCAGGCGCTGGCGCTGGAGCCGGAAAACGCGGCGGCCCTTGGCCTGCTGGGCCGGGTGGAGATGGACGACGGCCAGCTGGAGAAAGCCCATGCGCTGTTCAATGCCAGCCTGAACAGCCAGCCGGGGCAGGCGCAGCAGTATTGCAACCTGGGTTACTGGGCGCTGAAGAGCGAACGGCCCGCCCTGGCTGAGGAATACTTCCTGCGGGCGCTGGAGTGCGACCGGCAATCCGCCGCCGCTTTCTGCGGTGTCGCCCACGCCAAGCGCTTGCAGGGGCAATTCGATGTGGCCTACCTGCATTACCGCAAACTGCTGCAAACCGGTTCCCGTTGGGATTCGGTGTATTCCGGCATGCTAACCTGCGCGCAGCACCTGCAGATTCACAAGGCAGACACCGACCTGGCGCAGGATGCCATCGCCCTGCTTCGCAAAGACGGCCTGCCCCATCAGGAAATCGGCCGCTTTGTCGGCGCCATCATCCAGCAGCAGTACGATCTGGATAACCCGAACGCCGAAGTGTTCCTGGATGCCGCCGCTGAAGACGAACTGCTGATTCTGGCCCTTCAGAAAACCCTGATGCCGAACGCGTCGGTGGAAGAATTGGTGGTCATGCTGCGCCGGGCGATCATGGCGGAAGTGGCGCAAACCGCCAGCCTGCGGGATGAACTGCAGCCCCTGTGCCTGGCCATTGCCGAGTACGCAGACCGCACCGGTTACGCCCTGGCCGCCGAAGACGATGAAGAGCGCCTGGCGGCCACGATTAACGACAGCATTGTGGCCCAATTCGCCGTGCGCGAACCACAAGAGGCCCTGATTGGCTCGCTGATGATCAGCGCCATGTACGGTGCCCTGTTCCATCAAAGCTTTGCCATGCAGCTGGGGCAATGGAACCTGGTAGACTGGCCCCTGGCCATGCAGCCGATGATAGCCGCCAGCTATTACAGCCGCGCCGAAGAAGAAGCCATCAAACAGAATTTTGACGAAAAAGCGGAAGAGCTCTGCCTGGCCAAAACCGACGTGCCACAGGCCTGGCCAGCGTGGAGCCAGCTGGCCTACCGCACCGAAACCAGTTTGAAAGCGGTGATGGCCCAGGAACTTGGACTGAATACAGACAACCTGCCCGCCACCCTGCGCATTCTGGTGTGCGGCGCCCAGTCCGGCCAACGTGCCATGGAACTGGCGCAATACCTGGACGATGTAGAGGTAATCGCGGTAGACGAATCCCTGGCCAACATCGCCAAGGCCACCCGCATGGCGCAAACCCTGAACATGGATAACATCGTGTTCTGGCCCTGGTCCATCGCCCAGCGCTTCGTGGCCGATGGCCATCAGGTACATTGGGTGGAAGTGGGCCGCCTACCATCACCGGCCATGACCGAGCTTTCCCTGGCAGCACTCATCAACAGCGCCTCCATTGCCGGTGCCGTGGTGCACATGCACACCAGCATGGCCGAGCAAACCGCCGGCGACAAACAGATCCGCCGACTGATTGCAGAACACCAACTGCAACCCACCCGCACCAGCCTGCGCCAGCTACGCCGTATGGTACTGGCGAACAAACAAGACGCGGTATGGGCCAACCTGCTGAAAGACGACGACTTCTACAGCCTCGGCGGCTGCCGCGACCGCTGGTTCCGCCCACAAGACGCCGCCCAGCTCAAAGAGCTGCTGGCGCTGGTCAGTAACGAAGTGGAATGGAAACTCGTCAAAGCCCGGGACGAAGACGGCCACAGCCTGGCCACCGCCCCGGTACAACGCCAAATCCAGGCCGAGGCCCTGGGCAGCGAAGTGCAAAGCCTCATGGGCCAGAACCTCAGCGTCTACTTCCAACGCCGGAGATAA
- a CDS encoding DUF2442 domain-containing protein, whose product MPGFRGKSVHIDDRHLHVELDDGRVISTPVHWYPELEEASIAQVREYRFICDGTGIEWESLDYHLSIEAMLSGNARQSAGACK is encoded by the coding sequence ATGCCTGGTTTCAGAGGTAAGTCCGTCCACATTGATGATCGCCATCTGCATGTTGAATTGGATGATGGCCGTGTTATTTCGACACCCGTGCATTGGTATCCGGAGCTTGAGGAAGCTTCCATTGCCCAGGTTCGCGAGTATCGTTTTATTTGCGATGGCACGGGCATCGAGTGGGAGTCTTTGGATTATCATTTGAGTATTGAGGCCATGTTGTCGGGTAATGCCCGTCAAAGCGCCGGAGCCTGTAAATAA
- a CDS encoding DUF4160 domain-containing protein, with protein sequence MPTLLLLNGFKFFFYANDHPPAHVHVLKGERWAKIEVPTLAVKYSNLKNQELRECLSIVERHQSDFLESWNAWFQR encoded by the coding sequence ATGCCCACATTATTGCTCTTGAATGGCTTCAAGTTCTTCTTTTATGCAAATGATCACCCTCCTGCACACGTGCATGTGCTTAAAGGCGAGCGTTGGGCTAAGATTGAGGTGCCGACGCTTGCAGTGAAGTACAGCAATCTGAAGAATCAGGAGCTGCGGGAGTGCTTAAGTATTGTGGAGCGTCATCAGTCTGATTTTCTGGAGAGTTGGAATGCCTGGTTTCAGAGGTAA
- a CDS encoding plasmid pRiA4b ORF-3 family protein, which translates to MGAQGKGVYQVKVTLSGIRPPIWRRLLISPEATFQDLHRIIQIAMGWRASHLHLFQAADGRLIGDPAEDEDDMMGFLDETRLRVGSVLKREGQAIKYEYDFGDSWEHQVKLEKILPVGDEGQLPHCIKAARQCPPEDVGGVHGYYEFLDAMHDPAHPEHEGVKEWWGGEFDPEFVNLEEINQLLPERDALFAESDVDALPPVDFCGLSPSQMHELLQSPLHCPSVFKSLINAKTVDQELDAAPILQMAKVLFNELGEKGIRLTGKGNLPLKQVKAMIEAAGEEVVVPFAGYGSVRSEEDILGVQLTRVLLELAGYTRKEKGRLLLKKAAAKRLDTKGWLTLYQDMLAAAFSEFNWAWMDHYDGLDDIQTVGPFFFWLLAEKGGDWLPVDGYINDMLAAFPQLPLSALPRPYASEEQQTRWALDSRVIRLFRLLGLIELNPERVLFREEAEQRLRRTALFEGVFAKG; encoded by the coding sequence ATGGGTGCGCAGGGTAAAGGTGTTTATCAGGTTAAGGTCACGCTTTCTGGCATCAGGCCGCCTATTTGGCGGAGGTTGCTGATCTCGCCGGAGGCGACGTTTCAGGATTTGCACCGGATTATTCAGATTGCCATGGGGTGGCGGGCGTCGCATCTGCATTTGTTTCAGGCGGCCGATGGCAGGCTGATTGGCGACCCGGCGGAGGATGAAGATGACATGATGGGGTTTCTGGATGAAACCCGCTTGCGGGTGGGCAGTGTTCTGAAGCGCGAAGGCCAGGCCATCAAATATGAGTATGATTTTGGCGACAGTTGGGAACACCAGGTGAAGCTGGAGAAGATTCTGCCTGTAGGCGATGAAGGGCAATTGCCCCATTGTATAAAAGCCGCCCGCCAGTGCCCACCGGAGGATGTGGGTGGGGTGCATGGCTACTATGAGTTTTTGGATGCAATGCATGACCCCGCGCACCCGGAACACGAGGGTGTGAAGGAGTGGTGGGGTGGGGAGTTTGATCCCGAGTTTGTGAACCTGGAGGAGATCAATCAGCTGCTTCCAGAGCGGGATGCCCTGTTTGCGGAGAGCGACGTTGATGCGTTGCCACCTGTTGATTTTTGCGGTTTAAGTCCCAGCCAGATGCATGAGCTGCTGCAGAGCCCGCTGCATTGCCCGTCTGTGTTCAAGTCGCTGATCAATGCAAAAACGGTTGATCAGGAACTGGATGCCGCACCCATCCTGCAAATGGCAAAAGTGCTGTTCAACGAGCTGGGCGAGAAGGGCATTCGCCTGACCGGCAAAGGTAACCTGCCGCTTAAGCAGGTGAAGGCCATGATTGAGGCCGCCGGCGAGGAGGTTGTGGTGCCTTTTGCCGGGTACGGTTCCGTGCGTTCCGAGGAGGACATTCTTGGCGTGCAGCTTACCCGTGTGCTATTGGAGTTGGCCGGCTACACCCGAAAGGAAAAGGGCCGCCTGCTGCTGAAGAAAGCCGCCGCCAAACGCCTCGATACCAAAGGCTGGCTAACCCTGTACCAGGACATGTTGGCCGCGGCGTTCTCTGAATTTAACTGGGCCTGGATGGACCATTACGACGGGCTGGACGATATACAAACCGTCGGCCCCTTCTTCTTTTGGCTGCTGGCAGAGAAAGGCGGCGACTGGTTGCCGGTGGATGGCTACATAAACGACATGCTGGCGGCCTTCCCGCAATTGCCCCTTTCAGCGCTCCCGCGGCCGTATGCCAGCGAAGAACAACAAACCCGCTGGGCACTGGATTCCAGGGTAATCCGCCTGTTTAGGCTGTTGGGGTTGATT
- a CDS encoding response regulator has protein sequence MSTQILICDDSALARKQMARALPAGLADDILFATNGEEALQILRDHKAELLFLDLNMPEMDGYQVLEHIRKEDLPVLTIVVSGDIQPEARERVRKLGAIDFIKKPTDTGLVTRLLEEYGFYRPGELETAALKDSSLRSSVSKAREISVSLNDYLQEIANVAMGRSSDLLARLLRVFVKQPIPKVAFIANSELHMAISAAQQGEAYSAVCQGFTGAGLAGEALLLFQDASFQEMAELLHYDVVEGEAVNVEVLMDMSSILFGAFLNGIGDQLDLKLGLGHPSVLGQHRPINELLEHHSKREEQLLCIEISYAIENRDIHCDMLILFTEDSVPFLEKRLEYLVD, from the coding sequence ATGTCTACCCAGATCCTGATTTGCGACGACTCTGCCCTCGCCCGCAAGCAAATGGCCCGGGCACTGCCTGCTGGCCTGGCGGACGACATCCTGTTTGCGACCAATGGCGAAGAGGCCCTGCAAATTCTTCGCGACCACAAGGCCGAGCTTCTGTTTCTGGATCTCAACATGCCAGAAATGGACGGCTATCAGGTACTTGAACATATCCGCAAGGAAGACCTCCCCGTCTTGACCATTGTGGTCTCCGGCGACATTCAGCCCGAAGCCAGGGAGCGTGTGCGTAAACTCGGCGCCATCGACTTCATCAAAAAGCCCACAGACACCGGCCTTGTTACCAGATTGCTCGAGGAGTACGGCTTTTATCGCCCCGGCGAACTGGAAACCGCAGCGCTGAAGGATTCCTCTCTGCGCAGCAGCGTCAGCAAAGCCCGGGAAATCTCCGTCAGCCTGAACGACTACCTGCAGGAAATCGCCAACGTGGCCATGGGCCGCTCGTCTGACCTCCTGGCCCGGCTACTCAGGGTGTTCGTAAAGCAGCCGATCCCGAAAGTGGCGTTTATCGCCAATTCCGAACTCCACATGGCCATTTCCGCTGCCCAGCAAGGCGAAGCCTACTCCGCCGTGTGCCAGGGATTTACCGGCGCCGGGCTTGCTGGTGAGGCCCTACTGCTGTTCCAGGACGCCAGCTTTCAGGAAATGGCCGAACTGCTGCATTACGATGTAGTCGAGGGCGAAGCCGTTAACGTGGAGGTGTTGATGGACATGTCCAGCATCCTGTTCGGCGCTTTCCTGAACGGCATTGGCGATCAGCTGGATCTGAAACTTGGCCTGGGCCATCCCAGCGTTCTGGGCCAACATCGCCCCATCAACGAACTGCTGGAACACCATAGCAAGCGGGAAGAACAACTTCTTTGTATTGAAATCAGCTACGCCATCGAAAACCGCGATATTCATTGCGATATGCTGATACTGTTCACCGAAGACTCGGTGCCCTTCCTCGAAAAACGCCTCGAATACCTGGTGGATTGA